In one Streptosporangiales bacterium genomic region, the following are encoded:
- a CDS encoding heparinase, with translation MSRQSLGWYVRRLQRMRPQEVFWRTRDLALHVGWSARPLHAGRSRSRPPAVADPRFTATLPANAADRVPTDVAKTVVTAADELLAGRLYVLGVWRLDLRQPDWFLDPITGRRSDPTRHSYTINQRSVDEVGNVKQVWELSRHQYLTQLAAAYYLTGDDTYAERVHDHLTSWWQANPFLRGVHWTSGIEVGIRLLSWVWIRRLLDGWPRVTELFELNDAALQQLYWHQRYLAAFRSRGTSANNHVIAEAAGLLAASCAFPWFSASAGWRADATSLLQRELANNTFADGLNRELATEYHRLVTELGVLAAVEADAAGAPVDAETWTRLTAMFDTAAAVVDETCRAPRQGDGDDGRALLLEPRAESDDWSALLTLGSAVVGALPWWPCSRPDLVSDLVCSLTARPPVAAARRPVRRADHFADAGLTLLRTNDPERAEIWCRCDGGPHGFLGIAAHAHADALSIELRVGGIDVLADPGTYCYHDQPRWRSYFRSTIAHNTVELGWRDQSIAGGPFLWSQPVDGSSLDVAVGSHASRVRWCAEHTGYWTLSTGTGHRRTVVLDRERRVLEVGDHFDVDGSPPAIRMAYHLGPAVDVSLRGSTATLSWTAVDGGGNGATVELPERLSWSLHRGETEPILGWYSPSFGERVPTYTLLGTSLRLPADPLRTVVRVYGDVR, from the coding sequence ATGAGCAGACAGTCGCTCGGCTGGTACGTGCGCAGGCTGCAGCGGATGCGTCCGCAGGAGGTGTTCTGGCGGACTCGCGACCTCGCGTTGCACGTCGGCTGGTCGGCACGGCCACTGCACGCCGGCAGGTCGAGGTCCCGACCGCCGGCGGTCGCCGACCCGCGGTTCACCGCGACGCTGCCCGCGAACGCCGCCGACAGAGTGCCCACCGACGTGGCGAAGACGGTCGTGACCGCGGCGGACGAGCTGCTCGCCGGCCGGCTGTACGTACTCGGGGTGTGGCGGCTGGACCTCCGGCAGCCCGACTGGTTCCTCGACCCGATCACCGGGCGACGCAGCGATCCCACCAGGCACAGCTACACGATCAACCAACGGTCGGTCGACGAGGTGGGCAACGTCAAGCAGGTATGGGAGCTCTCCAGGCACCAGTACCTCACCCAGCTGGCGGCCGCGTACTACCTCACCGGTGACGACACGTACGCGGAACGGGTGCACGACCACCTCACGTCGTGGTGGCAGGCGAACCCGTTCCTGCGTGGGGTGCACTGGACGAGCGGGATCGAGGTCGGCATCCGGCTGCTCAGCTGGGTCTGGATCAGGCGGCTGCTCGACGGGTGGCCGCGGGTCACCGAGCTGTTCGAGCTCAACGATGCGGCGTTACAGCAGCTGTACTGGCACCAGCGCTATCTTGCGGCGTTCCGCAGCCGCGGCACGTCCGCGAACAACCACGTGATCGCGGAGGCCGCCGGTCTGCTCGCGGCGAGCTGTGCGTTCCCCTGGTTCTCCGCGAGTGCCGGCTGGCGCGCAGACGCTACTTCGTTGCTGCAGCGGGAGCTGGCGAACAACACCTTCGCCGACGGCCTGAACCGCGAGCTGGCGACCGAGTACCACCGGCTCGTCACGGAGCTCGGCGTGCTCGCGGCGGTCGAGGCGGACGCCGCCGGCGCACCGGTGGACGCAGAGACTTGGACCAGGCTCACAGCCATGTTCGACACTGCGGCGGCCGTCGTCGACGAGACCTGTCGTGCGCCGCGGCAGGGCGACGGCGACGACGGGCGCGCACTGTTGCTCGAGCCGCGGGCGGAGTCGGACGACTGGTCGGCGCTGCTCACCCTCGGGTCAGCCGTCGTCGGCGCGCTTCCGTGGTGGCCGTGCAGCCGACCTGACCTCGTCAGCGACCTGGTGTGCAGCCTGACGGCGCGGCCGCCGGTGGCGGCAGCACGGCGGCCCGTGCGCCGCGCGGACCACTTCGCCGACGCCGGGCTCACCCTGCTGCGGACGAACGATCCCGAGCGTGCGGAGATCTGGTGCAGGTGCGACGGCGGACCGCACGGCTTCCTCGGCATCGCGGCGCACGCACACGCCGACGCGCTCTCGATCGAGCTGCGGGTCGGCGGGATCGACGTGCTCGCCGACCCCGGCACGTACTGCTACCACGACCAACCGCGGTGGCGTAGCTACTTCAGGAGCACGATCGCGCACAACACCGTGGAGCTCGGCTGGCGGGACCAGTCGATCGCCGGCGGCCCGTTCCTCTGGTCGCAGCCCGTCGACGGCAGCAGTCTCGACGTCGCCGTCGGCTCGCATGCCAGCCGGGTGCGGTGGTGCGCCGAGCACACCGGCTACTGGACGCTGTCTACGGGCACCGGGCACCGCCGTACGGTCGTGCTGGACCGCGAGCGACGCGTCCTCGAGGTCGGCGACCACTTCGACGTCGACGGCTCGCCGCCGGCGATCCGGATGGCGTACCACCTGGGGCCGGCCGTCGACGTGTCATTGCGCGGCAGCACGGCCACGTTGAGCTGGACCGCTGTGGACGGCGGCGGCAACGGCGCCACCGTCGAGCTACCAGAACGGCTGTCGTGGTCGTTGCACCGCGGTGAGACCGAGCCGATCCTCGGCTGGTACTCA
- a CDS encoding zinc-binding dehydrogenase, giving the protein MRQVAQNYRTGELTVLDVPRPSCAAGGVLIRSLYSLISTGTELTKVGEAQLSLLGKARARPDQVRKVVDAVARQGVAETYKKVMTKLDSYTPLGYSLCGVVVDVGRGAEEFSVGQLVAAAGNEYALHAEYNWVPRNLCVAVPDGVLPEHAAFSTVGAIAMHGVRRAEAQLGESACVIGLGLVGQLAVRLLTASGIRVFGLDPVADRCRLAEKAGALLCAAPDAEGVDAVDERIREVTGGIGVDHVFLASGGSSAGPVQTAARLARDRAHVVDIGRCRLDLPWHAYYDKELDVRFSRSYGPGRYDASYEVDGVDYPVGYVRWTQRRNLECFVDLLAREQIDVASLISGVFPVEQAVEVYQRLGAQSVTGVGFLFEYPQAAEPVAAQQTRHITPTGPTRARPARHDTLRLGFLGAGSYASGVLLPALAGTAGVTLAHVATSTALSAVNAQRRFGFAAASSDPAAVLDDDSLDAIFVVTRHSTHADLVCRALRMGKPVFVEKPLALGTEEVERIRDVVTETGNDRLLIGFNRRFSPLFTELRARFGSGGTPGSARYLVSAGELTAGSWYADEQREGSRFAGEGGHFIDTLGWWFDQRPVEVYAVAGPQSADRHVSLRYADGSVGVVDYVTAGSNRFPKETFDAAAGGRSARLDDFRRATGWHGRQRVARRARQRDKGQAEEMRQFLHAVRTGGPMPIGLNELIDTTNATLAVERSVATGNPESV; this is encoded by the coding sequence ATGAGGCAGGTTGCGCAGAACTACCGCACCGGCGAGCTGACGGTGTTGGACGTGCCACGGCCGAGCTGTGCGGCCGGTGGCGTGTTGATCCGTTCGCTGTACTCGCTCATCTCGACCGGTACGGAGCTGACGAAGGTCGGCGAGGCGCAGCTGTCGCTGCTCGGCAAGGCGCGTGCCCGACCGGACCAGGTGCGCAAGGTCGTGGACGCGGTGGCGCGGCAGGGCGTGGCCGAGACGTACAAGAAGGTGATGACGAAGCTCGACTCGTACACGCCGCTCGGGTACTCGCTGTGCGGTGTGGTCGTCGACGTCGGCCGCGGTGCCGAGGAGTTCAGCGTCGGCCAGCTCGTCGCCGCGGCGGGCAACGAGTACGCGCTGCACGCCGAGTACAACTGGGTGCCGCGGAACCTGTGCGTCGCCGTGCCCGACGGGGTGCTGCCGGAGCATGCGGCGTTCTCCACCGTCGGTGCCATCGCGATGCACGGCGTGCGGCGGGCGGAGGCGCAACTCGGTGAGTCGGCGTGCGTCATCGGGCTCGGCCTTGTCGGTCAGCTCGCGGTGCGACTGCTCACCGCCTCGGGGATACGTGTCTTCGGGCTCGACCCGGTCGCCGACCGTTGCCGGTTGGCGGAGAAGGCTGGCGCGCTGCTCTGCGCCGCGCCGGACGCCGAAGGCGTGGACGCGGTCGACGAGCGGATCCGTGAGGTGACGGGTGGGATCGGTGTCGACCACGTCTTCCTGGCATCCGGGGGCAGCAGTGCCGGTCCGGTGCAGACCGCCGCGCGGCTGGCGCGCGACCGTGCCCACGTCGTCGACATCGGCAGGTGCCGGCTCGACCTGCCCTGGCACGCGTACTACGACAAGGAGCTCGACGTCAGGTTCTCCAGGTCGTACGGCCCCGGGAGGTACGATGCGAGCTACGAGGTGGACGGCGTCGACTACCCGGTCGGCTACGTCCGGTGGACCCAGCGGCGGAACCTGGAGTGCTTCGTCGACCTGCTCGCTCGCGAGCAGATCGACGTGGCGTCGTTGATCTCCGGGGTGTTCCCCGTCGAGCAGGCGGTGGAGGTCTACCAGCGGCTCGGCGCGCAGTCGGTGACCGGCGTGGGGTTCCTCTTCGAGTACCCGCAGGCGGCGGAACCCGTTGCGGCGCAGCAGACACGGCACATCACCCCGACCGGCCCGACCCGCGCGCGGCCGGCGCGCCACGACACGCTGCGGCTCGGCTTCCTCGGTGCGGGCAGCTACGCGTCCGGCGTACTGCTGCCGGCGCTTGCCGGCACCGCAGGCGTGACGCTGGCACACGTCGCGACGAGCACCGCGTTGTCCGCCGTCAATGCTCAGCGCCGGTTCGGATTCGCGGCTGCGTCGTCGGATCCGGCCGCCGTGCTCGACGACGACTCGCTCGACGCGATCTTCGTCGTCACGCGCCACAGCACGCACGCCGACCTGGTCTGCCGTGCGCTGCGTATGGGCAAGCCGGTGTTCGTGGAGAAGCCGCTCGCGCTCGGCACCGAGGAGGTCGAGCGCATCCGCGACGTGGTCACGGAGACCGGCAACGACCGGCTGCTCATCGGGTTCAACCGACGCTTCTCGCCGTTGTTCACCGAGCTGCGCGCCAGGTTCGGGTCCGGCGGGACGCCGGGATCAGCGCGCTACCTGGTGAGCGCGGGCGAGCTGACGGCGGGCAGCTGGTACGCCGACGAGCAACGCGAGGGGAGCAGGTTCGCCGGTGAGGGCGGGCACTTCATCGACACGCTCGGTTGGTGGTTCGACCAACGGCCGGTCGAGGTCTACGCGGTCGCCGGGCCGCAGAGTGCCGACAGGCACGTCAGCCTGCGCTACGCGGATGGCTCCGTGGGTGTCGTCGACTACGTCACCGCGGGCAGCAACAGGTTCCCCAAGGAGACCTTCGACGCGGCTGCCGGCGGCCGGAGCGCACGGCTGGACGACTTCCGCCGCGCCACCGGCTGGCACGGCCGGCAGCGGGTGGCGCGGCGGGCCCGCCAGCGCGACAAGGGCCAGGCCGAGGAGATGCGGCAGTTCCTGCACGCCGTTCGTACGGGCGGGCCGATGCCGATCGGCCTGAACGAGCTGATCGACACCACGAACGCGACGCTGGCCGTCGAGCGCAGCGTCGCCACCGGCAACCCGGAGTCGGTATGA